One Salvia splendens isolate huo1 chromosome 12, SspV2, whole genome shotgun sequence genomic window carries:
- the LOC121757644 gene encoding transcription factor MYB20-like — protein MGRQPCCEKVGLKRGPWTIEEDSKLMNFILNNGIQCWRLVPKLSGLMRCGKSCRLRWINYLRPDLKRGALTEAEEDMVIELHSRLGNRWSKIARHFPGRTDNEIKNYWNTRIKKKMKLKGLDPVTHKPVLSKSQDLETTSEEMHNHQNLGFQETVSIPSLEDHDQRQHNTKGSSMSNQSREESSCIKNLDMGLGSSFVLQNKESLGNFTMDSYHNFMDTQYFWDCFTGLGDSFP, from the exons ATGGGAAGACAACCTTGTTGTGAGAAAGTCGGGCTTAAACGAGGTCCGTGGACGATTGAAGAAGACAGCAAGCTCATGAATTTTATCCTCAATAACGGGATACAATGCTGGAGGCTCGTTCCAAAACTTTCag GGTTAATGAGATGTGGAAAGAGCTGCAGATTGAGATGGATAAACTACTTGAGACCCGATCTGAAGAGGGGCGCGTTGACAGAAGCGGAAGAAGATATGGTCATCGAGCTTCATTCTCGACTAGGAAATAG GTGGTCTAAAATAGCGAGACATTTTCCGGGAAGGACGGACAACGAGATCAAAAACTACTGGAACACGAGAAttaagaagaagatgaagctcAAGGGGTTGGACCCGGTCACCCACAAGCCGGTCCTCTCAAAATCTCAAGATTTGGAAACTACTAGCGAAGAAATGCATAATCATCAAAATCTTGGATTCCAAGAAACTGTTTCAATCCCAAGTTTGGAAGATCATGATCAGAGGCAACATAATACAAAAGGATCATCGATGTCTAATCAAAGTAGAGAGGAATCTTCTTGCAttaagaatttggacatgggaTTGGGATCTTCATTTGTGCTCCAAAATAAGGAATCTTTGGGGAATTTCACCATGGATTCTTACCATAATTTCATGGATACACAATATTTCTGGGATTGTTTCACTGGTTTGGGGGATAGTTTCCCATGA
- the LOC121757579 gene encoding uncharacterized protein LOC121757579 has protein sequence MARAFEASLYEEEEIPQSFEEARKHKHWREATKKEIDALIKNAHGRNVRCLKERVSTYLVWKILSSNVQAWIRTKSFRPHTLHKKERRQVDDIIITGDDIEEIQNLKENLFKEFEMKDLGALKYFLGIEVLRSKH, from the exons ATGGCCCGAGCCTTCGAAGCTTCCCTAtatgaggaagaggaaattCCACAGTCATTTGAAGAGGCTAGAAAGCAtaaacactggagggaagctACAAAGAAGGAGATAGATGCCCTCATTAAAAATGCACATGGAAGAAATGTACGATGCCTAAAGGAAAGAG TCTCCACGTatttggtttggaagattttgtCAAGCAATGTTCAAGCATGGATTCGAACAAAGTCATTCCGACcacacactcttcacaaaaAGGAGAGACGACAAGTTGATGACATTATCATCACTGGAGATGATATTGAGGAAATCCAGAATCTGAAAGAGAATCTGTTtaaggaatttgagatgaaggacttgggagcACTGAAGTACTTTCTTGGAATTGAGGTGTTAAGATCTAAGCACTAA